The nucleotide sequence CCGCCGGAGTCGCCGGACCGCTACGCCATCGCCTTCAACGGCGAGGTCTACAACTACGTCGAGCTCCGCGAGGAGCTGGAGCGCGAGCACGGTGTGGTGTTCACCACCCAGGGTGACACAGAGCCGATCGTGGCTGCCTTCCACCACTGGGGCCCAGACGCCGTCACCCGGCTGCGGGGGATGTTCGTCTTCGGAATCTGGGACACCCAGACCCGCGAGCTCTTCCTGGCCCGCGACCCGTTCGGCATCAAGCCCTGCTTCCTGGCCACCTCCGCCGCCGGCACCGCGTTCAGCAGCGAGAAGAAGAGCCTGCTGGAGCTGGCCTCGGCGATGGAGCTGGACACCGGCCTGGACCAGCGGGCGCTGCAGCACTACCTGGCGCTGCAGTACGTGCCCGAGCCGGAGACCCTGCACGCCCAGATCAGCAAGCTGGAGTCGGGCTGCTGGGCCGTGGTGCGCCCCGGCAAGGACCCGGAGATCACCCGCTACTTCCACGCCGAGCTCTCCGTGGTGCCCTTCGCCAAGGGCGACGCCACCCGGCGCTACGCGGAGATCTCCGAGGCGCTGCAGGACTCGGTGGCCAAGCACATGCGCGCCGACGTCACCGTGGGCGCGTTCCTCTCCGGCGGGATCGACTCCACCGCCATCGCAGCGCTGGCCAAGCGGCACAACCCCGACCTGATCACCTTCACCACCGGGTTCGAGCGGGAGGGCTACTCCGAGGTGGACGTGGCTGCGGAGTCCGCCGCCGCCATCGGTGTGCGCCACGTGGTGCGCACCGTGGGCCCGGAGGAGTTCGCCGCCGCGCTGCCCCAGATCGTCTGGTACCTCGACGACCCGGTGGCCGACCCCGCGCTGGTGCCGCTGTGGTTCGTGGCCAAGGAGGCCCGCAAGCACGTCAAGGTGGTGCTCTCCGGCGAGGGCGCCGACGAGCTGTTCGGTGGCTACACCATCTACCGCGAGCCGCTGTCGCTGGCACCGTTCGAGCACCTGCCGCGTGGCCTGCGCCGCGGGCTGGGCCAGCTGTCCAAGCGCATCCCGGACGGCCGCCGCGGCAAGGACCTGCTCCGC is from Rhodococcus sp. X156 and encodes:
- the asnB gene encoding asparagine synthase (glutamine-hydrolyzing), giving the protein MCGLLGLLTSSADAADHANAVAAAMHCQRHRGPDETGSWHDEDLALGFNRLSIIDVAHSHQPLRWGPPESPDRYAIAFNGEVYNYVELREELEREHGVVFTTQGDTEPIVAAFHHWGPDAVTRLRGMFVFGIWDTQTRELFLARDPFGIKPCFLATSAAGTAFSSEKKSLLELASAMELDTGLDQRALQHYLALQYVPEPETLHAQISKLESGCWAVVRPGKDPEITRYFHAELSVVPFAKGDATRRYAEISEALQDSVAKHMRADVTVGAFLSGGIDSTAIAALAKRHNPDLITFTTGFEREGYSEVDVAAESAAAIGVRHVVRTVGPEEFAAALPQIVWYLDDPVADPALVPLWFVAKEARKHVKVVLSGEGADELFGGYTIYREPLSLAPFEHLPRGLRRGLGQLSKRIPDGRRGKDLLRRGALTLEERYYGNARNFRDDELQTVLRDFNPGWGHTDVTASLYAQTEGWDPVARMQHLDLFTWLRGDILVKADKVTMANSLELRVPFLDTRVFEVASALPHQQKITKDTTKYALRRALEDIVPAHVLQRPKLGFPVPLKHWLRGTELNAWARDIVTQSGTDHLLDKAAVLRMLDEHQAGTTDHSRRIWTVLVFMLWHGIFVEQRINPEISDQQYPVLL